A DNA window from Aquarana catesbeiana isolate 2022-GZ linkage group LG01, ASM4218655v1, whole genome shotgun sequence contains the following coding sequences:
- the PSME2 gene encoding proteasome activator complex subunit 2, with amino-acid sequence MSKACTLKISPANKEKVDGFCTNLYNQVQKFLSDFVPEKIHYLDSLLKSDLFNVKDLTSLHAELNIPIPDPPSQESEDSKMETDKEEKKAPKCGFLKENEKIHKILNTVLPEIRTLREGCALIITWIHHVIPKIEDGNDFGVSVQEKVLERVTAIKTKVETTQTNINKYFTERGDAVAKASKETHVMDYRALVHDKDEGAFVELRLALIEVRNIYVEIFDIIYKNFEKISNPKGEEKSPMY; translated from the exons gTGGATGGATTCTGTACAAACCTTTACAATCAG GTCCAAAAGTTCTTATCTGATTTTGTCCCAGAGAAAATTCACTACTTGGATAGTCTGTTGAAG AGTGACCTCTTCAATGTCAAGGATCTGACTTCACTTCATGCTGAGTTGAATATTCCTATTCCTGACCCTCCTTCTCAAGAATCTGAG GATTCTAAAATGGAAACcgataaagaagaaaagaaag CTCCTAAATGTGGATTCTTGAAGGAAAATGAAAAGATTCATAAAATCCTGAACACTGTCCTACCTGAGATAAGAACTCTGCGTGAGGGATGTGCACTG ATTATCACTTGGATCCATCATGTCATTCCAAAAATTGAGGATGGAAATGACTTTGGAGTTTCAGTACAG GAAAAAGTCTTAGAACGTGTTACAGCCATAAAAACCAAAGTAGAAACCACTCAGACTAACATCAACAA GTATTTcacagaacgaggagatgctgttGCTAAAGCTTCAAAGGAAACGCATGTG atgGACTACAGAGCCCTGGTCCATGACAAAGATGAAGGTGCCTTTGTAGAGCTAAGATTAGCTCTCATTGAAGTGAGAAATATCTAC GTTGAAATTTTTGATATTATTTACAAAAACTTTGAGAAAATCTCAAACCCTAAAGGAGAGGAGAAAAGCCCAATGTATTGA